From Piliocolobus tephrosceles isolate RC106 chromosome 16, ASM277652v3, whole genome shotgun sequence, the proteins below share one genomic window:
- the ATP1B2 gene encoding sodium/potassium-transporting ATPase subunit beta-2 produces the protein MVIQKEKKSCGQVVEEWKEFVWNPRTHQFMGRTGTSWAFILLFYLVFYGFLTAMFTLTMWVMLQTVSDHTPKYQDRLATPGLMIRPKTENLDVIVNVSDTESWDQHVQKLNKFLEPYNDSIQAQKNDVCRPGRYYEQPDNGVLNYPKRACQFNRTQLGNCSGIGDPTHYGYSTGQPCVFIKMNRVINFYAGANQSMNVTCAGKRDEDAENLGNFVMFPANGNIDLMYFPYYGKKFHVNYTQPLVAVKFLNVTPNVEVNVECRINAANIATDDERDKFAGRVAFKLRINKT, from the exons ATGGTCatccagaaagagaagaagagctGCGGGCAGGTGGTTGAAGAGTGGAAGGAGTTCGTGTGGAACCCGAGGACGCACCAGTTTATGGGCCGCACCGGGACCAGCTGGG CCTTTATCCTCCTCTTCTACCTCGTTTTTTATGGGTTCCTCACCGCCATGTTCACCCTCACCATGTGGGTGATGCTGCAGACTGTCTCCGACCATACCCCCAAGTACCAGGACCGACTGGCTACACCGG GCTTGATGATTCGTCCCAAGACTGAGAACCTTGATGTCATTGTCAATGTCAGTGACACTGAAAGCTGGGACCAGCATGTTCAGAAGCTCAACAAGTTCTTGGAGC CTTACAACGACTCTATCCAAGCCCAAAAGAATGATGTCTGCCGCCCTGGGCGCTATTACGAACAGCCAGATAATGGAGTCCTCAACTACCCCAAACGTGCCTGCCAATTCAACCGGACCCAGCTAGGCAACTGCTCTGGCATTGGGGACCCCACCCACTATGGCTACAGCACTGGGCAGCCCTGTGTCTTCATCAAGATGAATCGG GTCATCAACTTCTACGCAGGAGCAAACCAGAGCATGAATGTTACCTGTGCTGGGAAG CGAGATGAAGATGCTGAGAATCTCGGCAACTTCGTCATGTTCCCTGCCAACGGTAACATCGACCTCATGTACTTCCCCTACTATGGCAAAAAGTTCCAC GTGAACTACACACAGCCCCTGGTGGCCGTGAAGTTCCTGAATGTGACCCCCAATGTGGAGGTGAATGTAGAATGCCGCATCAACGCCGCCAACATCGCCACAGATGATGAGCGAGACAAGTTCGCCGGCCGTGTGGCCTTCAAACTCCGCATCAACAAAACCTGA